The Deinococcus fonticola genome contains the following window.
TCTCGATGATCTCTGCCGGGGCCATCGGCAATGCCATCGACGGCATCCTGAAGGGCCAGGTCACCGATATGATTCACGCGCCGTTTCTAAGTGCTATTACCCGCCTCATCAACGGCTCCAGCTTTCCGATTTTCAATCTGGCGGACAGCTGCGTGGTGATCGGTACAATTCTGCTGCTGGTGGCCAGCCTGCTTCCCGACAAGAAGAGTTCACCGGCCACACGCCAGCCATAAAAAACCCCCTCCGGTTGGAGGGGGATTCTAACGGGTTATACCGTTCAGCTCAGGCTTTTGCGGCACTTGCTGCACACGCGAATGCGCAGGCTCACGCCGTTACGGGTCACGTTCAGGGGTTGCAAGTTGGGCTTCTGGCTGCGCTTGGAGACCCCGGTCACTTTACGTCCTACCCCGCCAGCTGCGCGG
Protein-coding sequences here:
- the rpmB gene encoding 50S ribosomal protein L28, translating into MAKVCEVCGKGPIVVNSVIRRGKARAAGGVGRKVTGVSKRSQKPNLQPLNVTRNGVSLRIRVCSKCRKSLS